One genomic segment of Podarcis raffonei isolate rPodRaf1 chromosome 7, rPodRaf1.pri, whole genome shotgun sequence includes these proteins:
- the BASP1 gene encoding brain acid soluble protein 1 — MGGKLSKKKKGYNVNDEKAKDKDKKAEGAAVEEGEALKENEQSQATTTETAEVKENNQEDKQGDKEAKKAEEKEGEKETAAPSQEEPKKPELEKPEAVVDAKAEPPKNNEAPKAEEPSPAAPPPASSDAPKPSEPSSDAKASQPSEATATSKVDDKGKEEGEVKKTAAPAVPTAPQETKSEVAPASDSKPSSSEAAPSSKETPATTEAPSSTPKASEPAAPPEEAKPSEAPATNSDQTIAVKD; from the coding sequence ATGGGAGGCAAactgagcaagaagaagaagggcTACAATGTGAACGACGAAAAGGCCAAAGACAAGGACAAGAAGGCTGAGGGGGCGGCCGTGGAGGAAGGCGAGGCTCTGAAGGAGAACGAGCAGAGCCAGGCCACTACAACGGAGACGGCAGAAGTGAAGGAGAACAACCAGGAGgataagcagggagacaaggAGGCCAAGaaggcagaagagaaagaaggggagaaagagaCGGCTGCCCCGAGCCAGGAAGAGCCCAAGAAACCTGAGCTGGAGAAGCCCGAGGCTGTTGTCGATGCCAAGGCTGAGCCTCCGAAGAACAACGAGGCCCCCAAGGCGGAGGAGCCCAGCCCTGCCGCTCCTCCTCCAGCCAGCAGCGACGCGCCGAAACCTTCTGAGCCCAGCAGCGATGCAAAAGCTTCCCAGCCTTCAGAAGCCACAGCTACTAGTAAAGTAGATGACAAGGGcaaggaggaaggggaagtcAAAAAGACTGCGGCTCCTGCAGTACCCACAGCCCCCCAAGAAACTAAAAGTGAAGTGGCCCCAGCTTCAGACTCAAAACCTAGCAGCAGCGAGGCTGCGCCTTCTTCCAAGGAGACCCCGGCAACAACAGAAGCACCTAGTTCTACTCCTAAGGCCTCGGAGCCTGCGGCCCCGCCAGAGGAAGCAAAACCATCTGAAGCCCCGGCAACTAATTCGGATCAAACCATAGCAGTGAAAGATTAA